The Humulus lupulus chromosome 3, drHumLupu1.1, whole genome shotgun sequence genome window below encodes:
- the LOC133825078 gene encoding flocculation protein FLO11-like encodes MTIEMKKGVLVREHVLSMINMMHEIEIHEAIINERTQVRIILKSLISAFSAFTTNYIMNKLGFNMTDLLNEPQTFESLNKTITKLAEENVIEEKPSTSEDKNKTRKKNIDKDMSPIKGKPLIGVGVQIGEETMVRTRSASSKKTPSSQSRKVPSPSPPPSVSTAAPSVPAPASSVGKTCKSKARKKVFSLSHEHPMVFPDILADIVDVAPPSEVLSQSKKNSVAPKRKLGLDASSSPLTATKKRLKAHPPSLSSSESDPEEEKSKSEATHDTTLSDETVPDNVESEAESDEPEKEDIVPSEQEAESDSEPIATPLSSKAKGKRPISDPTPSPKRSVKEFYANLTNEIIEPKSSLYNKVFVRGHWFSFSPQDIALALHLPLDVEDDDDVASLDKDTVITELVGQKMVWPSNTVISISNLTYTYAVLHKFATTNWKPTSHTTTISFDMTSFLYKVGTGLGINLALVIHDQIIGFRKEDLVAPTTAASYKASAPPSEATDVPSTKKVKPQSLKFASDDIPHASSSVATDSGLVATEIAVVRASIDSLADRVMSIEGLQHSVLEAVQSLSKDPVV; translated from the exons ATGACTATTGAGATGAAGAAGGGTGTTCTTGTGCGTGAACATGTCTTAAGCATGATTAACATGATGCACGAAATAGAAATACATGAGGCTATCATTaatgagcgtacacaagtaagaATCATACTTAAATCGCTTATTTCTGCTTTCTCTGCATTtacaaccaactatattatgaataagttggggTTCAACATGACCGATCTATTGAATGAACCAcaaacatttgagtctcttaacaaaacaATAACTAAATTGGCAGAGGAAAATGTgatagaggagaaaccttcaacctctgaGGATAAAAACAAGACAAGGAAGAAGAACATTGACAAGGACATGAGTCCAATTAAG gggAAACCTCTTATTGGCGTAGGTGTCCAAATTGG AGAAGAAACAATGGTGAGAACTCGTAGTGCTTCCTCTAAGAAGACCCCTAGTTCTCAATCCAGGAAGGTGCCCTCTCCATCGCCACCTCCATCTGTGTCAACGGCGGCTCCATCTGTTCCAGCACCTGCCTCATCTGTTGGAAAGACTTGCAAATCCAAGGCGCGCAAGAAGGTGTTCTCCCTTTCTCATGAACACCCCATGGTGTTTCCAGATATCTTAGCTGACATTGTCGATGTTGCACCACCATCTGAAGTG CTGAGCCAGTCCAAGAAAAATTCTGTGGCTCCCAAAAGGAAATTGGGATTGGACGCGTCTTCTTCTCCCTTGACTGCTACGAAGAAAAGATTGAAGGCTCATCCTCCTTCTCTGTCTTCCTCCGAATCCGACCCTGAGGAAGAAAAGTCTAAATCTGAAGCAACCCATGATACCACCTTATCTGATGAAACAGTTCCTGACAATGTAGaatcagaggctgagtctgatgAGCCAGAAAAAGAAGACATTGTTCCCTCTGAACAAGAAGCCGAATCTGACTCAGAACCAATTGCAACTCCTTTGTCATCCAAGGCTAAAGGGAAGAGACCTATTTCTGATCCTACACCTTCTCCAAAACGTTCAG tcaaggaattctatgccaatcttACTAATGAAATTATTGAACCTAAATCTTCTCTGTATAATAAAGTGTTTGTTAGGGGCCAttggttctctttttctcctcaaGACATTGCCCTTGCCTTGCATCTTCCCCTTGATGTcgaggatgatgatgatgttgcctCTCTTGACAAGGATACGGTTATCACTGAATTGGTAGGGCAAAAAATGGTATGGCCATCTAATACAGTCATCTCGATCTCCAATCTCACCTACACTTATGCTGTCCTCCATAAGTTTGCCACAACAAATTGGAAGCCCACTTCTCACACCACCACTATCTCTTTTGATATGACTTCATTTTTGTACAAGGTGGGGACCGGTCTTGGTATAAATTTGGCTTTGGTTATTCATGATCAAATCATTGGGTTTCGCAAAG AAGACTTGGTGGCTCCCACTACTGCTGCTTCCTACAAGGCCTCTGCTCCTCCTTCTGAAGCCACTGATGTTCCATCAACCAAGAAAGTCAAGCCCCAATCTCTGAAGTTTGCCTCGGATGACATTCCTCATGCGTCGTCCTCTGTTGCCACAGATTCCGGACTTGTTGCAACAGAAATAGCTGTTGTTCGAGCCTCTATTGATTCTTTGGCTGATCGAGTGATGTCAATTGAAGGACTGCAACACTCTGTGTTGGAGGCTGTTCAATCTCTGTCCAAAGATCCAGtcgtttag